Proteins encoded by one window of Dendropsophus ebraccatus isolate aDenEbr1 chromosome 4, aDenEbr1.pat, whole genome shotgun sequence:
- the CCND1 gene encoding G1/S-specific cyclin-D1, protein MELLCCEVDTIRRAHLDRNLLTERVLQTMLKAEENCCPSVNYFKCVQKEILPYMRKIVATWMLEVCEEQKCEEEVFPLAMNYLDRFLSVEPLKKNRLQLLGATCMFLASKMKETIPLTAEKLCIYTDNSIRPEELLIMELLILNKLKWDMASVTPHDFIEHFLDKMSLTDDTKQIIRKHAQTFVALCATDVKFISNPPSMIAAGSVAAAIQGLNLGNTDSIFSSQRLTLFLSQVIKCDPDCLRACQEQIELLLESSLRHASQQINISSDTKSVIDETDLSCTPTDVRDVNI, encoded by the exons ATGGAGCTGCTCTGCTGTGAGGTGGACACCATCAGGAGAGCCCATCTGGACAGGAACCTACTGACTGAGAGGGTGCTGCAGACTATGCTCAAAGCCGAGGAGAACTGCTGCCCCTCAGTCAACTACTTCAAGTGTGTGCAGAAGGAGATCCTGCCCTACATGAGGAAGATCGTGGCCACATGGATGCTGGAG gtCTGCGAGGAACAAAAGTGTGAAGAAGAAGTTTTCCCACTCGCCATGAACTATTTGGATAGATTCCTTTCCGTGGAGCCGCTAAAGAAAAACAGATTACAACTGCTGGGGGCGACGTGCATGTTTCTGGCGTCCAAAATGAAGGAGACCATCCCTTTAACTGCGGAGAAACTCTGTATTTACACAGATAATTCCATCAGGCCGGAGGAGTTACTG ATCATGGAACTGTTAATACTGAACAAGCTGAAGTGGGACATGGCCTCTGTGACGCCTCATGACTTTATTGAACATTTTCTTGACAAAATGTCACTGACTGACGACACCAAGCAGATCATCCGCAAACACGCCCAGACTTTTGTGGCTCTCTGTGCTACAG ATGTAAAGTTTATTTCCAACCCCCCCTCCATGATCGCAGCTGGGAGTGTAGCCGCCGCCATACAGGGTTTAAATTTGGGGAACACAGACAGCATCTTCTCTTCTCAACGCCTCACCCTATTCTTATCACAAGTCATCAAATGTGACCCG GACTGTTTACGGGCCTGCCAAGAACAGATCGAGTTGCTCCTAGAGTCCAGTTTGCGTCACGCATCCCAACAGATCAATATCTCATCAGACACAAAGTCCGTGATAGACGAAACAGATCTTTCCTGCACCCCAACCGACGTCAGGGATGTGAACATCTGA